Proteins encoded together in one Labilibaculum sp. DW002 window:
- a CDS encoding OmpA family protein: MFRHSFILIICLLIGLTSNGQKKYSIKSKKAIKNYEAAAETYRQMDNVESLKYLEQAVEKSPKFIEAWLFMADVLHETGETQKEIAAYLKAIEISPDFFSNVHFNLGNAYLKIGEYEKAQKKYKDFLAIHKISSRNKALAKSNLKNCQFALEAISNPVDFNPENLGETVNSKFDEYWPSLTADEELLVFTRLVGDEKEVTIKRQEDFYYSYKQDSLWLPSKPLSTVINTAKNEGAQSITADGKYMYFTACSRPDGYGRCDIYYSVKEGSEWSTPINLGKPINSKGWEAQPSISADGQELYFVSNRKSGKGKMDIWHSRLIEIQANGKPRWTQPENLSINSSKNEMSPFIHAGNRYLVFSSDGLTGMGGYDLFKTELDEDQKWSEPVNMGYPINTYHDEVGLVVTARGDKAYFSSDRLEGKGKDIFSFDMPIELQPPSVSWLKGNVLDAKTRKPIYASLMLIDLQNKDTISQIKSDRKNGNYLVCLPAGRDYLFSAKADDYLFYSDHFEMLDQKKKTDPQILDINLSRVEKGSEIVLRNVFFELDSWEILPKSEIELEYLFDLLLKNEEWKIEIGGHTDNSGSEDHNISLSNKRAKAVCDFLISSGIDKDRLQFKGYGASQPIATNDSEKGRSVNRRTEFKILEK, from the coding sequence ATGTTTCGACATTCTTTTATATTGATTATTTGTTTGCTGATTGGCCTTACTTCCAATGGGCAGAAGAAATATAGCATTAAGTCAAAAAAGGCGATTAAGAACTATGAGGCTGCTGCCGAAACTTATCGTCAAATGGACAATGTAGAATCCTTAAAATACCTAGAACAAGCTGTTGAGAAAAGTCCTAAGTTTATTGAAGCTTGGTTGTTTATGGCTGATGTGTTGCATGAAACAGGTGAAACACAAAAGGAAATTGCGGCCTATTTAAAGGCTATTGAAATCAGTCCTGATTTTTTTTCGAACGTTCATTTTAACTTGGGGAATGCTTATTTGAAAATTGGTGAGTATGAAAAAGCACAAAAAAAATACAAAGATTTTTTAGCCATCCATAAGATCTCATCTCGAAACAAAGCCTTGGCAAAATCGAATTTGAAAAATTGCCAGTTTGCATTGGAAGCGATCTCAAATCCAGTGGATTTTAATCCTGAAAATTTAGGCGAAACGGTCAATTCTAAGTTTGATGAATACTGGCCAAGTCTTACCGCCGATGAGGAATTATTAGTTTTTACTCGCTTGGTCGGAGATGAAAAGGAAGTAACGATTAAAAGACAAGAAGATTTTTACTATTCCTATAAGCAAGATAGTTTATGGCTGCCTTCGAAACCATTATCGACCGTTATTAATACAGCGAAAAATGAAGGAGCACAAAGTATAACTGCAGATGGTAAATACATGTATTTTACAGCTTGTAGTCGTCCAGATGGTTATGGGAGATGTGATATTTACTATTCCGTAAAGGAAGGCTCAGAATGGTCTACTCCAATAAATTTAGGTAAACCAATTAATTCGAAAGGCTGGGAAGCACAGCCAAGTATTTCTGCCGATGGACAAGAGTTGTATTTTGTTAGCAATCGAAAATCGGGTAAAGGAAAAATGGATATTTGGCATTCGCGACTAATCGAAATTCAAGCCAACGGAAAACCTCGATGGACACAGCCAGAAAATCTTTCAATTAACTCTTCAAAAAACGAAATGTCTCCCTTTATTCATGCAGGAAATAGATATCTGGTATTTTCATCGGATGGCTTAACTGGAATGGGTGGATATGATCTTTTTAAAACCGAGCTTGATGAAGATCAAAAATGGAGTGAACCTGTAAATATGGGCTATCCAATAAATACTTACCATGATGAAGTTGGTTTGGTTGTTACAGCAAGAGGAGATAAGGCCTATTTTTCATCGGACCGTTTAGAAGGAAAAGGAAAGGATATTTTCAGCTTCGATATGCCGATTGAGCTTCAGCCTCCTTCGGTTTCCTGGTTGAAAGGTAATGTGTTGGATGCAAAAACGAGGAAGCCAATTTATGCTTCCTTAATGCTGATTGATTTGCAAAATAAGGATACAATAAGTCAGATTAAATCGGATCGAAAGAATGGTAATTATTTGGTTTGTTTACCAGCCGGCCGAGATTATCTTTTTTCCGCTAAAGCGGATGATTATTTGTTCTATTCTGATCATTTTGAGATGTTAGATCAAAAGAAAAAGACAGATCCTCAAATATTGGATATTAATTTGAGTAGAGTTGAAAAAGGAAGTGAAATTGTACTTCGAAATGTCTTTTTTGAGCTGGATTCATGGGAGATATTGCCAAAATCAGAAATTGAGTTAGAATATTTATTTGATTTACTACTTAAAAATGAGGAGTGGAAAATAGAAATTGGTGGTCATACGGATAATTCAGGAAGCGAAGACCATAATATTTCACTTTCCAATAAAAGAGCCAAAGCTGTCTGCGATTTCTTAATTTCTTCAGGAATTGATAAAGATCGATTGCAATTTAAAGGTTATGGAGCTTCTCAGCCAATCGCTACAAATGATTCGGAAAAAGGACGAAGTGTAAACCGAAGAACAGAATTTAAAATCCTCGAAAAATAA
- a CDS encoding cysteine desulfurase family protein translates to MLPIYLDYNATTPVAPEVADAMLPYLKDFFGNPSSAHIYGQQSKKAVDKARGHVAQLLNCHPKDLIFTSGGTESNNYALKGYAFANRSKGNHIITSSIEHPAVSEVCKYLETEGFEVTYLPVDETGRVQIADVEAAIRPETILISVMYANNEVGTLQPIAEIAKIAKQNGIVVHSDCAQAVGKVIVNVEELGVDLLTVAGHKFYGPKGIGALYIKKGVNLQKLMHGADHEGNRRAGTENVLEAVGLGKAAELAASGEDERIKYEKTLISQLRNELEQLDEIQFNGNPDFSLPNTLSVSFKNLQANRILGRMKNVAASAGAACHTDSISISATLEAMKVPMEYAMGTIRFSVGRYTTKLEMEKAAQEIIDSVQALRKEL, encoded by the coding sequence ATGCTGCCTATTTATTTAGATTACAACGCTACTACACCTGTAGCACCAGAAGTTGCTGATGCGATGTTGCCGTATTTAAAGGATTTTTTTGGCAATCCGTCTAGCGCTCATATTTATGGTCAGCAAAGCAAAAAAGCGGTTGACAAGGCTAGAGGACATGTTGCTCAATTGCTGAATTGCCATCCGAAAGATTTGATTTTCACCAGTGGAGGAACAGAGTCAAATAATTATGCTTTAAAAGGCTATGCTTTTGCAAATAGAAGTAAGGGAAATCATATTATCACTTCTTCCATAGAGCATCCCGCTGTTAGCGAGGTTTGTAAATATTTGGAGACAGAAGGTTTTGAAGTGACATATTTACCGGTTGATGAAACAGGGCGTGTGCAAATCGCTGACGTGGAGGCTGCTATTCGACCCGAAACGATTTTAATTTCGGTGATGTATGCTAATAATGAGGTAGGAACTCTTCAACCAATAGCAGAAATTGCGAAAATTGCGAAGCAAAATGGGATTGTTGTACATTCTGATTGTGCGCAGGCAGTAGGCAAGGTTATCGTAAATGTTGAGGAGCTAGGTGTTGACTTGTTAACTGTTGCCGGTCATAAATTTTATGGACCAAAAGGAATTGGTGCTTTGTATATTAAGAAAGGTGTTAATTTACAAAAGTTGATGCATGGGGCTGATCATGAAGGCAATAGAAGGGCAGGAACAGAAAATGTATTGGAAGCTGTTGGATTGGGAAAAGCTGCTGAACTGGCTGCGTCAGGAGAAGACGAAAGAATAAAATATGAAAAAACACTGATTTCACAATTACGAAATGAATTAGAGCAATTAGATGAGATTCAGTTTAATGGAAACCCAGATTTTTCATTGCCTAATACTTTAAGTGTCTCTTTTAAAAACCTACAGGCAAATAGAATTTTAGGTAGAATGAAAAATGTGGCTGCTTCGGCAGGGGCTGCATGTCATACTGATTCTATAAGCATATCCGCTACATTAGAAGCTATGAAAGTTCCTATGGAATATGCAATGGGAACCATTCGCTTTTCGGTTGGTAGATACACGACTAAATTAGAAATGGAAAAAGCTGCACAAGAAATAATAGACAGCGTTCAAGCACTTCGCAAAGAATTGTAA
- a CDS encoding glycoside hydrolase family 3 N-terminal domain-containing protein, translating into MTHIYSHYRLLLILIFLFSSFLVSAQRIPIQENRLIDRLSENNQWADSILSTLNEEERIAQLFMVAAYSNKSKAEADKIAKLVGEYQIGGIIFFQGTPGKQAELTNKYQSLAKVPLWIGMDAENGLGTRLKQTLRYPRQITLGAIQDDELIFQLGKQIGKECKRLGVHVNFSPVMDVNNNALNPVINSRSFGEDRFNVSNKSHAFATGMQKSGIVAVGKHFPGHGDTETDSHFELPLVDHQRTRLDSIELFPFRLLIENGLGGIMVSHLNIPALDSVQKVATLSKPIVSNLLKEEMGFKGIVFTDALNMKGVSKYYSKGVVDAKALIAGNDVLLFTEDVAKAIKEIKLAIQKGELSQKEIDEKCLKILKAKHWLNLSKYKPIEMNRLWSGLNTQDGFLLRRKLTENAITLVKNDDDLIPLKRLDTLKIASVAMGVPIRNRFQEYMGRYADIDFFQIEKNASIESYFNLLKKLDKYNLVIVSKHDSDLRVTRRFGITNQTIEFLSEISKRKKVIFDLFANPYGLDLYEDTDRLKGIMVSYEDNRETQMASAQIIFGGLASKGKLPVSVGNNFPIGTGFETKHNRLGFSLPEQVGLKTLQLNVIDSIVEDAIKKKASPGCQVLVARKGKIVFNKSYGHHTYSKKTEVRNPDIYDLASLTKITATLPSIMQMSDEGWIDVDKTLGDYYSKAKNSNKDTLVLRKILAHEARLLSWKPFHWESIDSTSFDKELFSRKYSKRYSLKVADRLYLDRNYKFRKGIFSKVKSDEFPTRVANAMYINKGYHDTIINQILASELRESNGYKYSDLGFILMGEMIKETAGKRIDQYVKKNFYDMLGASSLGYLPLKRFNSKRIVPTQNDKFFRKQWLEGYVHDPSSAMLGGVSGHAGVFGNASDLAKMIQMYLQGGTYGGETYISAETMNQFTSRAYPDTENRRGIGFDKPFYDTKEKGGPTCEQASELSFGHTGFTGTMVWVDPKYDLVYIFLSNRICPDESNTKLMKMDVRTKIQEEIYKAIISDDSSNPEYLSLPFSPFGKGVLY; encoded by the coding sequence ATGACTCATATATATTCTCATTATAGATTACTTTTAATTCTTATTTTTCTTTTTAGTAGTTTTTTAGTTTCAGCTCAACGTATTCCTATTCAAGAAAACAGATTGATTGATCGATTAAGTGAAAACAATCAATGGGCAGATTCAATTTTATCTACTTTGAATGAAGAGGAGAGGATTGCTCAATTGTTTATGGTTGCGGCATACTCCAATAAAAGTAAGGCAGAGGCAGATAAGATTGCCAAGCTAGTAGGAGAATATCAAATTGGGGGTATTATCTTCTTTCAAGGAACACCTGGCAAACAAGCAGAATTAACCAATAAATATCAAAGTTTGGCTAAAGTTCCGCTTTGGATTGGAATGGATGCCGAGAATGGCCTCGGAACCAGATTGAAGCAAACTTTGCGTTATCCTAGACAAATTACTTTAGGTGCAATTCAAGATGATGAGTTGATTTTTCAATTGGGGAAGCAGATAGGAAAAGAATGTAAAAGATTAGGCGTTCACGTTAATTTTTCGCCTGTAATGGACGTTAATAATAATGCGCTTAACCCTGTAATTAATAGTCGTTCATTTGGCGAAGATCGTTTTAATGTCAGCAATAAATCTCATGCTTTTGCAACAGGAATGCAAAAATCAGGTATTGTAGCAGTGGGTAAACATTTTCCAGGACATGGAGATACCGAAACAGATTCACATTTTGAACTTCCTTTGGTTGATCATCAAAGAACAAGGTTAGATTCAATTGAATTGTTTCCATTTCGTTTGTTAATAGAGAATGGTTTAGGAGGAATCATGGTTTCTCATTTAAATATTCCAGCCCTCGATTCTGTTCAGAAAGTTGCAACCTTATCCAAGCCAATTGTTTCCAATTTGCTAAAAGAAGAAATGGGTTTTAAGGGAATTGTATTTACCGATGCTTTGAACATGAAAGGGGTAAGTAAGTATTATTCCAAAGGAGTGGTTGATGCTAAGGCATTAATTGCAGGTAACGATGTGCTTCTATTTACCGAAGATGTGGCAAAGGCGATTAAGGAGATAAAACTTGCAATTCAAAAAGGAGAGCTTTCGCAAAAAGAGATTGATGAGAAATGTTTAAAAATATTAAAAGCCAAGCATTGGTTGAATTTGTCAAAGTACAAACCAATTGAGATGAACCGCTTGTGGTCTGGCTTAAATACTCAAGATGGTTTTTTATTAAGAAGGAAGTTAACCGAAAATGCAATTACGCTCGTAAAGAACGATGACGATTTAATTCCTTTAAAGAGACTGGATACTTTAAAGATTGCATCGGTTGCAATGGGTGTTCCAATACGAAATCGGTTTCAGGAATACATGGGTAGATATGCAGATATTGACTTTTTTCAGATCGAGAAAAATGCATCCATTGAGAGCTATTTCAATTTGTTGAAGAAGTTAGACAAGTACAACTTAGTGATTGTTAGCAAGCACGATAGCGATCTTCGTGTTACAAGGAGATTTGGAATCACAAATCAGACTATTGAGTTTCTATCCGAGATATCAAAAAGAAAAAAAGTGATTTTTGATCTCTTTGCAAATCCTTATGGCTTGGATCTATATGAAGATACCGATCGATTAAAAGGAATCATGGTTTCTTATGAGGATAATCGCGAAACGCAGATGGCTTCTGCACAAATTATTTTTGGAGGTCTTGCTTCAAAAGGAAAGCTGCCAGTATCCGTAGGAAATAACTTCCCTATTGGAACAGGATTTGAAACGAAACATAATCGCTTAGGATTTTCTTTGCCAGAACAGGTTGGCTTAAAAACCTTACAATTGAATGTTATTGATTCTATTGTGGAGGATGCGATTAAGAAAAAGGCAAGTCCTGGATGTCAAGTATTGGTTGCAAGAAAAGGTAAAATTGTTTTTAATAAATCATACGGACATCATACTTATAGCAAAAAGACAGAAGTACGTAATCCTGATATATATGATTTGGCATCTCTTACGAAGATTACTGCAACGCTGCCTAGTATTATGCAGATGAGTGATGAGGGCTGGATTGATGTTGATAAAACACTAGGTGACTATTACTCAAAAGCGAAGAACTCGAATAAGGATACTTTGGTTTTAAGAAAGATATTGGCACATGAGGCTCGCTTGTTGAGTTGGAAACCATTTCATTGGGAATCTATCGATTCAACAAGTTTTGACAAGGAGTTGTTTAGTCGGAAATATTCGAAACGATATAGTTTAAAAGTGGCGGACCGATTGTATCTCGATCGGAATTACAAATTTAGAAAGGGAATTTTCTCTAAAGTAAAATCCGATGAGTTTCCAACACGTGTAGCGAATGCAATGTATATCAACAAAGGGTATCACGATACGATTATCAATCAAATTTTGGCTTCAGAATTAAGAGAATCGAATGGCTATAAATACAGCGATTTAGGCTTTATTTTAATGGGTGAGATGATTAAAGAAACTGCAGGCAAAAGAATTGATCAATATGTGAAAAAGAATTTTTATGACATGTTGGGAGCTTCAAGTTTAGGTTACTTGCCGTTAAAACGATTTAATTCGAAACGAATTGTACCAACTCAAAACGATAAATTCTTTCGTAAGCAGTGGCTCGAAGGTTATGTGCATGATCCTAGTTCTGCGATGTTAGGAGGGGTTTCTGGACATGCAGGTGTATTCGGGAATGCTAGTGATTTGGCAAAAATGATTCAGATGTATCTGCAGGGTGGAACTTATGGTGGTGAAACATACATTAGTGCGGAGACCATGAATCAATTTACCTCAAGAGCATATCCTGATACTGAGAACAGAAGAGGAATTGGCTTCGATAAGCCTTTTTACGACACTAAAGAAAAAGGAGGACCAACTTGTGAACAAGCTTCGGAATTGAGCTTTGGGCATACTGGCTTTACGGGAACGATGGTTTGGGTTGATCCAAAATATGATTTGGTATATATATTTCTTTCGAATCGTATTTGCCCCGATGAATCAAATACAAAATTGATGAAGATGGATGTACGAACGAAAATTCAGGAAGAGATTTACAAAGCTATAATTTCGGACGATTCATCTAATCCTGAATATTTAAGTTTGCCATTTTCACCATTTGGAAAAGGGGTGCTTTATTAG
- a CDS encoding CYTH domain-containing protein: MPLEIERKYLVKPELLQLPNEGKKLIQGYVWSDPDKSLRIRIAGNKALLTIKTGTNPLRRSEFEYEIPMKDANELLVLCESKIEKIRYLIKYENLLWEVDVFEGENKGLIVAEVELSSEEQEINLPNWINTEVTKDPKYLNVELIKHPFSKW, encoded by the coding sequence ATGCCATTAGAAATAGAAAGGAAATATCTGGTAAAGCCAGAATTACTGCAACTTCCAAATGAAGGAAAAAAGTTGATTCAAGGCTATGTTTGGAGCGATCCAGATAAAAGTCTACGCATAAGAATTGCCGGTAATAAAGCATTGTTAACTATTAAAACAGGAACTAATCCACTTCGTAGATCGGAGTTTGAATACGAAATCCCAATGAAGGATGCGAATGAACTTTTAGTACTTTGCGAATCAAAAATTGAGAAGATTCGTTATCTAATCAAGTATGAAAATTTACTATGGGAAGTTGATGTTTTTGAAGGCGAAAACAAAGGATTGATTGTTGCTGAAGTAGAACTTTCCTCGGAAGAACAAGAAATCAATTTACCAAACTGGATTAACACCGAAGTAACCAAGGATCCCAAATATTTAAACGTTGAACTAATAAAGCACCCCTTTTCCAAATGGTGA
- a CDS encoding type III pantothenate kinase, translated as MLLAIDIGNSNVVCGISSNEHWCEQFRIHTVANKTADEYEVIYRTLLASRNIDLDKIDRIVLSSVVPSLIHPIKEMIQKLFNQNPLVLGPEIYPQLNIGISNPYEIGTDLVANAVAAHNQYSGNCIVVDFGTALTFTVIQSDGNLLGVTIAPGLKTAMASLSQKTAQLPNIEIAIPPSCIGKNTVHAMQAGIVLGYKGLIESLLKGMKEELNGETTIIATGGLSSVMLPLIDCFDHHEPMLTLDGLKIIGKQFYK; from the coding sequence ATGCTTTTAGCTATCGACATTGGAAATTCAAATGTTGTTTGTGGAATATCAAGCAATGAACATTGGTGCGAACAATTTAGAATTCATACCGTTGCCAATAAAACGGCAGATGAATACGAGGTTATTTACAGAACTTTACTGGCAAGTAGAAATATTGATTTAGATAAGATCGATCGAATTGTGCTTAGTAGCGTCGTTCCTTCTTTGATTCATCCAATTAAAGAGATGATTCAAAAACTATTCAATCAGAATCCATTAGTATTGGGCCCTGAGATCTACCCTCAACTCAATATTGGAATTAGCAATCCTTATGAAATTGGAACAGATTTAGTAGCCAATGCAGTTGCTGCTCACAATCAATATTCAGGTAATTGTATTGTTGTTGATTTTGGAACTGCTCTTACTTTCACAGTGATACAATCTGACGGAAACCTTCTTGGTGTGACCATTGCTCCTGGGTTAAAAACTGCAATGGCATCACTCTCACAGAAAACAGCTCAATTACCAAATATTGAAATTGCAATTCCACCATCCTGTATTGGAAAAAATACGGTTCATGCCATGCAAGCCGGAATTGTACTCGGTTATAAAGGTTTAATTGAGTCATTACTAAAAGGAATGAAGGAAGAGCTAAATGGAGAAACTACCATAATTGCTACTGGAGGATTATCATCTGTAATGCTACCTTTGATTGATTGTTTCGATCATCATGAACCGATGCTTACACTAGATGGTCTTAAGATTATCGGAAAACAATTTTACAAGTAA
- a CDS encoding NAD(P)-dependent oxidoreductase, translating to MKDKILVTYAIPKEGLSELEKYFELIYPKKEFFSDSDLIKLIPDCSALLSIFNRDISAEIINAGRKLKIISNYGVGFNNINTEAVNNNNIILCNTPDAVCEPTAELCLALMLSLSRQVSNCHFQLKTNPDFEWGVMKNLGNSLRGKTLGIIGLGKIGKSIAEKASVFGMKIIYHNRKPITDKKYEHYTFVEKDKLLEESDIVSLNCPLTPETHHLLSEKEFRKMKTSSLLINTARGSVIDEQALVRALKDKLISGAGLDVFENEPFIHSDLLKANNVVLVPHIGTSTIETRIEMGLEASENIISYLIKGIEKNRVN from the coding sequence GTGAAAGATAAAATATTAGTTACATATGCTATTCCTAAAGAAGGACTTAGTGAACTTGAAAAATATTTTGAATTAATTTATCCTAAAAAAGAATTCTTTTCTGATAGTGATTTAATCAAGCTAATTCCCGATTGTTCTGCTCTTTTGTCAATATTCAATAGAGATATATCGGCAGAAATTATAAATGCTGGACGAAAATTAAAAATCATCAGTAATTATGGTGTTGGCTTTAATAACATCAACACCGAAGCAGTAAATAACAATAACATCATTCTTTGCAACACTCCTGATGCTGTTTGTGAACCAACTGCAGAATTGTGTTTGGCCCTTATGTTATCCCTTTCAAGGCAAGTTAGCAATTGCCATTTTCAATTAAAAACAAATCCTGATTTTGAATGGGGAGTTATGAAAAACTTAGGCAATTCCTTAAGAGGAAAAACACTAGGAATTATAGGCTTGGGGAAAATAGGCAAATCAATAGCAGAAAAAGCATCTGTTTTTGGAATGAAAATCATTTATCACAATAGAAAACCAATCACTGACAAAAAATATGAACATTATACTTTCGTAGAGAAGGATAAACTCCTTGAAGAATCAGATATTGTATCTTTAAACTGCCCTCTAACTCCTGAAACTCATCATTTACTATCAGAAAAAGAATTTCGAAAAATGAAAACCTCAAGCTTATTAATTAATACAGCAAGAGGTTCTGTTATTGACGAGCAGGCTTTAGTAAGAGCTTTAAAAGATAAATTAATTTCAGGAGCTGGATTGGATGTATTTGAGAATGAGCCATTCATTCACTCAGATTTACTCAAGGCAAACAATGTAGTATTGGTACCTCACATTGGCACTTCCACCATTGAAACTAGAATAGAAATGGGTTTAGAAGCGAGCGAAAATATCATTTCATATTTAATTAAGGGAATCGAAAAAAACAGAGTTAACTAA
- a CDS encoding ATP-grasp domain-containing protein, which translates to MILLDKPYVSKFLKETIVKYEFPVIDTGNVTEHGELSLISSDEIVQKFRDNPDSRIYTNSENSINWVVNHLGFTRLPDYINIFKNKIEFRKLIQSMYPDFFFKEVSLQDLDEVDLDELPMPFIIKPAIGFLSLGVHKVVDESDWLKVKALIHEEFTDAKALFPIEVVNASSFLIEEVIDGEEFAFDAYFDENGDAVILGISKHLFASDKDVSDRVYYTSKELIKTYLPSFLGFVKDLGNAAELKNFPVHVEVRVDENGKLIPIEVNPMRFGGWCTTADLTYMATKLNPYHCFLTNVKPNWDQVLEEMDEEIYSLVILDNSTGIPSKEIVEFDYDTLLARFCEPIELRKIDYKMYSIFGMLFTKTPKEKFVEIEEILVSNLKEFVL; encoded by the coding sequence ATGATTTTATTAGATAAGCCTTACGTTTCCAAATTTTTGAAGGAAACAATCGTGAAATATGAATTTCCTGTTATAGATACTGGTAATGTTACCGAACATGGAGAGTTATCACTAATTAGCAGCGACGAAATTGTTCAGAAATTTCGTGATAATCCTGATAGTAGAATTTATACAAATTCTGAGAACTCAATTAACTGGGTTGTAAATCATTTGGGATTTACCAGGTTACCGGATTACATCAACATATTTAAGAACAAGATTGAATTTCGTAAATTAATTCAATCGATGTATCCTGATTTCTTTTTCAAGGAAGTTTCTTTACAGGATTTAGATGAAGTAGACTTGGATGAATTACCTATGCCATTTATAATTAAACCTGCAATTGGCTTCTTAAGTTTAGGAGTGCATAAGGTTGTTGATGAGAGCGATTGGCTTAAAGTTAAAGCTTTGATTCATGAAGAATTTACAGATGCTAAGGCATTATTTCCTATTGAGGTTGTGAATGCATCTTCATTTTTGATAGAAGAAGTTATTGATGGGGAAGAATTTGCTTTTGATGCTTATTTTGATGAAAATGGTGATGCAGTAATTCTAGGAATTTCGAAACATCTTTTTGCATCTGATAAAGATGTAAGCGATCGGGTATATTATACTTCTAAAGAGTTAATAAAAACCTACTTACCATCCTTTTTGGGCTTTGTAAAAGATTTAGGAAATGCGGCAGAATTAAAGAATTTCCCTGTACATGTCGAAGTTAGAGTTGATGAAAATGGAAAACTAATACCAATTGAGGTGAATCCAATGCGATTTGGCGGCTGGTGTACAACTGCAGATTTAACTTATATGGCGACTAAACTAAATCCTTATCATTGCTTTCTAACCAATGTGAAACCGAATTGGGATCAGGTTTTAGAAGAAATGGATGAGGAGATATACAGCTTGGTTATTTTAGATAATTCAACAGGAATTCCATCTAAAGAAATTGTTGAATTCGATTACGATACGCTGCTAGCTAGGTTTTGTGAGCCTATTGAGTTGCGAAAAATTGATTATAAAATGTACTCAATTTTTGGAATGTTATTTACTAAAACGCCTAAAGAGAAATTTGTTGAAATAGAAGAGATATTGGTTTCAAACTTAAAAGAATTTGTACTTTAA
- a CDS encoding cold-shock protein: MARSKETFGKKELEKKKLKKRKEKEARKEERKANGGGKSFEDMLVYVDENGQLTSTPPDPTKKTEVDADSIVLGARNSNAGYVEDPLRKGTVTFFNTSKGYGFIKDSETGESIFVHINGLVDQVNENDKVNFETERGPKGMNAVNVTLKK, from the coding sequence ATGGCAAGATCAAAAGAAACATTCGGTAAAAAAGAGTTAGAAAAAAAGAAACTCAAGAAAAGAAAAGAGAAAGAAGCACGCAAAGAAGAAAGAAAAGCCAACGGTGGTGGAAAATCTTTTGAAGATATGTTGGTTTACGTTGACGAGAATGGTCAATTAACATCCACTCCTCCAGATCCAACAAAGAAAACAGAAGTTGATGCAGATAGTATCGTACTTGGTGCTAGAAATAGTAATGCTGGTTACGTGGAAGATCCTCTTCGTAAAGGAACAGTTACTTTCTTTAATACAAGTAAAGGATATGGTTTCATTAAGGATTCCGAAACTGGTGAGAGTATTTTCGTTCACATCAATGGTTTAGTTGATCAAGTGAATGAAAATGACAAAGTAAACTTCGAAACTGAACGTGGTCCTAAAGGCATGAATGCCGTTAATGTGACTTTGAAAAAGTAA
- a CDS encoding cold-shock protein, translating to MQGTVKFFNETKGFGFIKPADSSEDIFVHSTGLIDEIREDDKVEYDMEKGRKGMNAVNVRVID from the coding sequence ATGCAAGGAACAGTAAAATTCTTTAACGAAACCAAAGGTTTTGGTTTCATTAAGCCAGCAGATTCAAGTGAAGACATTTTTGTACACTCTACAGGTCTTATTGACGAAATTCGTGAAGACGACAAAGTTGAGTACGATATGGAAAAAGGCCGTAAAGGTATGAACGCCGTAAACGTAAGAGTAATTGACTAA
- a CDS encoding cold-shock protein, with amino-acid sequence MEGTVKFFNESKGFGFIKPADSSEDIFVHSTGLIDEIRENDKVEYDSERGKKGMNAVNVRVID; translated from the coding sequence ATGGAAGGAACAGTAAAATTCTTTAACGAATCTAAAGGTTTTGGATTCATTAAGCCAGCAGATTCAAGCGAAGACATCTTTGTACATTCAACAGGTCTTATTGACGAAATTCGTGAAAACGATAAAGTTGAGTACGATTCAGAAAGAGGAAAAAAAGGTATGAACGCAGTAAATGTAAGAGTAATTGACTAG
- a CDS encoding cold-shock protein has protein sequence MEGTVKFFNESKGFGFIKPNDSSEDIFVHSTGLVDEIRENDKVEYDSERGKKGMNAVNVRIID, from the coding sequence ATGGAAGGAACAGTAAAATTCTTTAACGAATCTAAAGGTTTTGGATTCATCAAGCCAAATGATTCAAGTGAAGACATCTTTGTACATTCAACAGGTCTAGTAGACGAAATTCGTGAAAACGACAAAGTTGAGTACGATTCAGAAAGAGGAAAAAAAGGTATGAATGCAGTTAATGTAAGAATTATTGACTAA